The proteins below are encoded in one region of Phaseolus vulgaris cultivar G19833 chromosome 1, P. vulgaris v2.0, whole genome shotgun sequence:
- the LOC137815756 gene encoding uncharacterized protein produces the protein MVVEVQQAELIPDVDLTFTKADLQDVVPHDNNPVVISLVIAGRRVHRVLMDQEGSADVMFLTTFNQLQLSTDQLRPYTGCLYGFAGDGVSSCTASIRYLVVNALSAYNILLGRPTFNRLGAVPSTRHMMVKLPSLDGAVSTINSN, from the coding sequence ATGGTGGTGGAGGTACAACAGGCGGAACTGATCCCCGACGTCGACCTCACCTTCACGAAGGCCGACCTCCAGGATGTTGTACCTCACGATAATAATCCGGTGGTGATTTCACTCGTTATAGCTGGGAGAAGGGTGCACCGCGTCCTCATGGACCAAGAAGGTTCAGCCGATGTAATGTTCTTGACGACCTTCAACCAGTTACAGCTTTCGACGGACCAGTTGAGGCCCTACACcggatgtttgtatggttttgcaGGGGATGGCGTGTCTTCATGCACTGCCAGCATCAGGTACCTCGTTGTTAACGCTCTCTCTGCCTATAACATATTGTTGGGGAGACCAACTTTTAACAGGTTGGGAGCAGTTCCCTCCACGAGGCATATGATGGTGAAACTGCCTTCCCTTGACGGGGCAGTGAGCACCATCAACTCTAACTAG